The Epilithonimonas zeae genome contains the following window.
CTCTTCTGATGAACTGAAAAATTGATTAATAACCGTGCAAATCCAAGCCTTCCGTCCTTTGCAAAGTCACTTTTTTGCCCATCTTTTTTTGAATTACTCGGAAATGTTGCAATTCGTCATCCGTTAAAATATTGATGGCTGTTCCTTTTTCGCCGGCACGACCTGTTCTACCAATTCTGTGAATATAATCCAAAGGCGAACGTGGTAATTCGTAATTAATGACGCAAGGCAAATCATCGATGTGAATTCCTCGACCAATCAAATCGGTGGCTACTAGAATTTGTGCACCATTAACCTTGAATTCTTCCAAATTATTTCGTCTCGCACCTTGCGATTTCTGGCTATGGATGGCAACAGCTTTGATTTTATTTTTCTTTAGTTTTTCAACCAAATTATCTGCAGACCTTGTGGATGAAACAAAAATCAAAGCTTTCTCGACCTTCTTTTCTTTGATTAAATATCTTAAAAATGGACCTTTGTTTTCAGGTGCAACGTGATAGGCTAATTGTTCGATATTATCAATTTCAGCCTCTTCTTTTTTGATTTCGATTAAGGTTGGATTGATGGATAATCTTTGTTTCATTTCAGAAACTTTATCATTCAAAGTTGCAGAAAATAAAGTGGTTTGTTTCACAACAGGCATCATTGCAAACAGCTTATTCATTTCCTCGCCAAAGCCTAATTGGAACATTTTGTCTGCTTCATCGATAACTAAATGTTTGATTCCGGATATGCTCAAGGCATTATGATCAATCAAATCCAAAAGACGACCAGGCGTTGCAATAAGAACTTCTACACCAAACATTCCTTTCATCTGGGGATTGATAGAAACACCGCCGTAAACACCCATTGTACGAACTTCACGTTTCAGATTATCTGTAAAAGCGCGGAAAACTTCATCAATTTGAACGGCTAATTCTCGCGTAGGAACCAATATTAAAACCTGAACATTTCTGTCTTTTTTAACTTCGGTTTTTTGTAGTTTTTCTAAAATAGGCATTACGAAACAAGCTGTTTTTCCCGAACCTGTTTGTGCTATTCCCATCAAGTCTTTACCTTGCAATATCACAGGAACTGCTTGTTCTTGGATTGGAAAAGGTTTCAGATAACCCAATTTTTTAACAGACCGAATAATATTGCTTGATAATCCTAACGCTTCGAATGACATAAAACTAATTTGCGGCAAAGATAAGTTATTGAATCTGGTTTCTATTATTTGTTGGGAATCAAAAGATAAAATGGCTTATTTCTTGTAATGATTTTTCAAAATTTAAATTATGAAATCAAGATTGTTAAGAATGGCTTTGACTTGGCTGGCTCCAATTGTAATTGGATATGTTGTCAAAAAAATAGAAGAGAAAGTGTCTAATAAGAATCAGCCAAAAGAGATTCCGACTAACTAAAAAAAACTCCATTAATTACTGAGGGATTTTTTTTATTTTTCATAGTCATAATCATATAAAATTGATTTGTTTATTTGTTTTTGGCTCAAGTTTTGAATTTAATTCACAAATATTATACTATGAAAAAATATATTAACTTTATTCCGCTGTTCTTATTAGCGGGAATGTTGACAAGTTGCGAAGCTGTCGAAACTATTTTCAAAGCCGGTATGTGGTGGGGAATTATTTTAGTTGTAGGTGTCATCGGCTTAGTAATGTGGTTGTTATCTAGGGGTAAAAACTAAAAAAAGCGGGAAATATTTCCCGCTTTATATTTTTTGTGTAGTCTTAAAGATTCTCTAAAGTCGCACTAAGGTCGTTATAACCACCACCGTTGTAGACATTATCAAAGCCTTGAGATTTGTAAAACTCAGTTGCTTTTCCTGATCTGTTTCCTGATCTGCAGAAGAAAATTACGTTGCCATCCAAAGCTCTGATTTCATCGATATGCGCTTCTATATCCCCTAAAGGAATATTATTAGCTTCTGCGATATTTCCATCCATTTCCAATTCCAAAGGTTCACGAACATCAATCAAGTGATAATTTCCAGCTTTCAATACGTCTTCTATTGCCATAATATTTATTTTTTACGTTTTAATACTAACAAAAATACAAATTTTAGATATTAGTTTTAATATAAAATAAGTTCTTTTTTATGTTGCAAAATCAATTTTATGATTGATGATTTTAAAACATTAATTTTGCAATTTCCAAATGAACAACAAAGAGAGATACAGCAATCTGATAAAATCCAAAGCTATGGCTTTCGGGTTTCAGTCTTGTGGTATTTCCAAAGCTGATTTTTTGGAAGAAGAAGCACCGCATTTGGAACAATGGTTGAAGAACAATTTCCACGGCGAGATGAAATACATGGAGAATTATTTCGATAAACGTTTAGATCCACGATTATTGGTAGAAGGTTCCAAATCTGTTATTTCTCTGAGTTACAATTATTTTCCTGAAGAAATTCAAACTAATAAAGATTTTAAGTTGGCAAAATATGCTTACGGCGAAGATTATCACGATGTAATCAAAGACAAATTGAGGCTAATGATTGCAGAACTTCAGGAAGAAATAGGGGAGTTTTCTTTTCGCGTTTTTGTAGATTCTGCACCGGTATTGGAAAAAGCCTGGGCTAAGAAATCCGGAATTGGTTGGGTTGGGAAAAACTCCAATCTTATTACCAAAAAAAATGGTTCGTTTTATTTTTTAGCTGAGATTATTTGTGATTTGGATTTAATTCAGGATTATGTGGTAACAGACCATTGTGGAAGCTGCACCAAATGTATCGATGCTTGCCCGACGCAAGCAATCGTTTCTGATAAAATTATCGATGGAAGCAAATGTATTTCTTACGCTACTATTGAGCTGAAAGACCAAATCCCGGATTTTTTCAAAGATAAAATGGAAGATTGGATGTTCGGTTGCGATATTTGTCAGGATGTTTGTCCGTGGAATAGATTTTCAGCTCCTACATTAGAGGAGAAATTCAGACCGAATTCTGAGATCAAAAACTTTACAAAACAAGAGTGGAAAGACATTACCAAAGAAGTTTTCTCCAAGGTTTTCAGAAAATCGGCGGTAAAAAGAACCAAATTTGTAGGTCTTAAACGTAATCTTGATTTCTTGTCAGAATAAGATTATCGTTTTTTCTGTGATCTTTTAGGGGCAACTTTTACTCTGGTTTTTAATCTCTTGTTGGATTGGCGTTTTTTCGGCATATTTCTGTGTTATTTCTGTATTAAATTTGAAGAAAAATTTTCATAAAACCAAGATTTATTAAAAAAAATTAACATTTTGATTTTGTGTCATAAATTTTGTTAACTTTATAGTTCGATGCTCTGGCAAAAACCATACAATGAAAAAAATGTTATTTCTAATTCTTAAAATAATCGGCTTCTTGATTGGAGTCGTTTTTTTATACATTATATTGAGTTTGTTACTTCCGATGATTCCCGTGAAAGCTGAGGAAACAAGCGATCCAAAAATAGTTGAAGCTTATATTTTGACTAATGGCGTTCATACCGATTTGGTAGTGCCTGTGAAAACTAAATATATGGACTGGAGCCAGAAATTACCTATCGAAAATACCAAAGGCAAAGATCCTGATCAGAATTTTATAGCATTCGGTTGGGGTGACAAAGGTTTTTATCTTGACACTCCAACTTGGGCTGATCTCAAATTTTCTACTGCTTTTAAAGCCGCTTTCTGGCTCAGCGATTCTGCGATGCATTGTACTTATTACAAAAAAATGACTGTTGCAGATGATTGCAAAAAGATAATGCTGACAGAAAAGCAATATCAGGATTTAATCAAATTCATAGATGATAAGTTTGATAAAGATTCAGAAGGAAAATATATTCTGATAAAAACCGATGCAGTTTATGGAAATAATGATGCTTTTTACGACGCAAAAGGCAGTTACAATTTTACATACACTTGCAACACTTGGGCAAATGATGGACTAAAAGCTGCCGGTCAAAAAGCTGCATTCTGGTCACCAACGGATTTTGGGATTTTTAGGCATTACAAATAAAAATGAAATCATTTTTTTGTCTCTTTTTTTCTGTCTTGATTTTAGCTTGTCAAAAAGAAAACTTGAAAAAGCCAATTTCTGGTTCAAAAGATTCTTTAGTAATTTCTAAACCTAAAATTGACAGTTCAAAAACAAATCAAAAAGCCAAAGAAGCTTTACAATTCTGCAAAGCCAAAAACTTTAACACAGATTTTTGCATCCTGATAGATATGAGTCAGCATTCCGGATTGAAACGTTTTTTTATTTATGATTTCAAAAAAGATGAAATTACCAATGAATATTTAGTTGGTCACGGTTGCGGAAATTCTTCTTGGAGCGCAGATTACACAAAAGAAAATCCAAGTTTCAGCAATGAAGATAATAGCCATCTTTCATCATTAGGAAAATATAAAATCGGCGC
Protein-coding sequences here:
- a CDS encoding DEAD/DEAH box helicase → MSFEALGLSSNIIRSVKKLGYLKPFPIQEQAVPVILQGKDLMGIAQTGSGKTACFVMPILEKLQKTEVKKDRNVQVLILVPTRELAVQIDEVFRAFTDNLKREVRTMGVYGGVSINPQMKGMFGVEVLIATPGRLLDLIDHNALSISGIKHLVIDEADKMFQLGFGEEMNKLFAMMPVVKQTTLFSATLNDKVSEMKQRLSINPTLIEIKKEEAEIDNIEQLAYHVAPENKGPFLRYLIKEKKVEKALIFVSSTRSADNLVEKLKKNKIKAVAIHSQKSQGARRNNLEEFKVNGAQILVATDLIGRGIHIDDLPCVINYELPRSPLDYIHRIGRTGRAGEKGTAINILTDDELQHFRVIQKKMGKKVTLQRTEGLDLHGY
- a CDS encoding rhodanese-like domain-containing protein → MAIEDVLKAGNYHLIDVREPLELEMDGNIAEANNIPLGDIEAHIDEIRALDGNVIFFCRSGNRSGKATEFYKSQGFDNVYNGGGYNDLSATLENL
- the queG gene encoding tRNA epoxyqueuosine(34) reductase QueG, which encodes MNNKERYSNLIKSKAMAFGFQSCGISKADFLEEEAPHLEQWLKNNFHGEMKYMENYFDKRLDPRLLVEGSKSVISLSYNYFPEEIQTNKDFKLAKYAYGEDYHDVIKDKLRLMIAELQEEIGEFSFRVFVDSAPVLEKAWAKKSGIGWVGKNSNLITKKNGSFYFLAEIICDLDLIQDYVVTDHCGSCTKCIDACPTQAIVSDKIIDGSKCISYATIELKDQIPDFFKDKMEDWMFGCDICQDVCPWNRFSAPTLEEKFRPNSEIKNFTKQEWKDITKEVFSKVFRKSAVKRTKFVGLKRNLDFLSE
- a CDS encoding TIGR02117 family protein gives rise to the protein MKKMLFLILKIIGFLIGVVFLYIILSLLLPMIPVKAEETSDPKIVEAYILTNGVHTDLVVPVKTKYMDWSQKLPIENTKGKDPDQNFIAFGWGDKGFYLDTPTWADLKFSTAFKAAFWLSDSAMHCTYYKKMTVADDCKKIMLTEKQYQDLIKFIDDKFDKDSEGKYILIKTDAVYGNNDAFYDAKGSYNFTYTCNTWANDGLKAAGQKAAFWSPTDFGIFRHYK
- a CDS encoding murein L,D-transpeptidase catalytic domain-containing protein translates to MKSFFCLFFSVLILACQKENLKKPISGSKDSLVISKPKIDSSKTNQKAKEALQFCKAKNFNTDFCILIDMSQHSGLKRFFIYDFKKDEITNEYLVGHGCGNSSWSADYTKENPSFSNEDNSHLSSLGKYKIGARGYSNWGVNIKYLMHGLEETNSNALKRIIVFHSWEMMSDDEVYPKGSPEGWGCPTVSNKAFKEIDPVLKNSKKPVLMWIYN